A region of the Halostella limicola genome:
GGCGATCGGCGAGCGCAGGCCGAAGCGGTCCATCCCCTCGTCGAGCACCGACGCGTCCTCGCTCCCGGGGAGCGGCACGTCCGCGGTGCGACACTCCGCGGAGACCCCGAGCTGGTTGCAGACGTGGTCGCTGATCTCCTCGGCCATCATCCGGTAGGTGGTGAACTTCCCGCCGACGATGGAGGTCATCCCGTTCAGGTCGTCGCGGTCCTCGTGGTCGAGCAGGAAGTAGTCCCGCGTGATGTCCGTGGGGTCGTCGCTACCGACCTCCGGCGGCTCGTACAGCGGTCGGACGCCCCAGAACGACCGGATGGTGCGGGCCTCCTCCAAGATGGGGACGAGTTCTTTCAGCGTGTCTATCATCAGGTCGACCTCCCACTGCTCCTCGGGATAGTTCTCGGGGTCTTCCACCTCCTCGTCGGTCGTACCGAGGATCGCCGTCGTCTCGTGGGGGACGACGATGTCCGCGTCGCCTTTCGGCCGGCACCGGTTGACGACGGTGTCGACCTGCCGGCAGTTCATGATCGTCATCACGCCCTTCGACGGGCGTACCTCGATGTCGACGCCGGCCATGTCGCCGATCTGTCCCGCCCACGCGCCCGTCGCGTTGACGACGTACTCGGCGTGGATGTCCTCCGTCGACCCGACTTTCTGGTGTTCGCGCTTGCCCGGCCCGCTCTCGTGGCGCACCGTCACGCCGGTGACGCGGTCCTCGTCGCCGAGCAGGTCGACGACCTCGGCGTGCGTCTCGATCCGCGCGCCGTGGTTCTCGGCGCTGACCGCGTTGGCGACGCAGAGACGGAACGGGTCGATCGCCCCGTCGGGCACCCAGATGGCGCGTTTCACGTCCTTCGCCAGGTACGGTTCGACCTCGCGGGCCTCCTCGGCGGTGAGCTCCTCGGCCGGGATGCCACACTCCCGACAGCCCTCCAGTTTCTCCCGGAAGTACTCGTCCGAGTCCTCGGGCCGCTGGACGAAGAGGCCGCCCGTCTCCTCGACGCAGTGGCTCGCGATGTCCCGGAGGACGTAGTTCTCCTCAATGCACTCCTCCGCGCTGGCCTGGTCGGCGACCGCGTAGCGCCCGCCGCTGTGGAGCAGGCCGTGCATCCGCCCGGTCGTGCCGTGCGTGAGGTTCCCTTTCTCGACGAGGGTGACCTCGACCCCGCGCATCGCCAGGTCCCGAGCGATGCCGGTGCCGGTCGACCCCCCGCCGATCACCAGTACCTCAGTTGTGTGAGTCATCCGTTTTATCGAAGGTTGTGATGCTACCACTTTACTTTACCGCCCCTACTCGATAACTAGTAAATTATCCGATTTCATAACCTTCTGGGGCGAGGGAAAGGCCATATAACCCGCTGAAGACGCGTGTCAGGGAAAGTTTTATAATGAAAGTGCTTACTGTTTATTCGTAGAGCGGCACTGCACGTAAAGACAGTGCGGGGCCGTACGTCCGGCAGTGGCCGGCGCTAACCACTGGTGATAGCAAATGACGAACGACACATACGTAGGAGCGGTCGACCAGGGGACGACCGGGACCCGCTTTATGGTCTTCGACCACAGCGGGCAGGTCGTCGCGAACGCGTACGAGAAACACGAACAGATCTACCCGGAACCCGGCTGGGTCGAGCACGACCCGATGGAGATCTGGGAGAACACGAAGGAAGTCGTCACCCGCGCGCTCGAAGAGGCCGGCCTCGAGGCCGACCAACTGGAGGCACTCGGCATCACGAACCAGCGCGAGACGACGCTCCTGTGGGACGCGGAGACCGGCAAGCCGGTCCACAACGCCATCGTCTGGCAGGACCGGCGGACGACCGACCGCGTCGAGGAACTCGAAGATCAGGGGAAAGTCGAGGAGATCCGCGAGAAGACGGGGCTGGAGGCCGACGCGTACTTCTCGGCGACGAAGGCCGAGTGGCTGCTCGAGAACGCCGATCCGATCAAGATGGAGCGCAGCCGTCCCGAGGACATCGAGGACCGCGCCGAGCGCGGCGAGATCCTCTTCGGGACGATCGACACCTGGCTCATCTACAACCTGACGGGCAACCACGTGACGGAGGTGACCAACGCGTCGCGGACGATGCTGTACAACATCCGCGACCTGGAGTGGGACGACGACCTCCTCCGGGAGTTCGACGTCCCCCGCGAGATGCTACCGGAGGTGCGCCCGTCCAGCGACGACGACTACTACGGACACACCGACCCCGACGGCTTCCTCGAAGCCGAGATCCCGGTCGCGGGCGCGCTCGGCGACCAGCAGGCCGCGCTGTTCGGCCAGACCTGCTTCGACGAGGGCGACGCGAAGAACACCTACGGGACCGGCTCGTTCTTCCTGATGAACACCGGCAACGAGGCCGTCGAGAGCGACCACGGTCTCCTCACGACGATCGGCTTCCAGCGCTCCGGCGAACCCGTTCAGTACGCGCTGGAGGGGGCCATCTTCGTCACCGGCGCGGCGATCGAGTGGCTGGAGGACGTGGACCTCATCGACGACGCCGCCGAGACGGCGTCGCTCGCCCGCAGCGTCGACTCGACGGACGGCGTCTACATGGTGCCGGCGTTCACGGGCCTCGGCGCGCCCCACTGGGACCAGCGCGCCCGCGGCACCATCGTGGGGATGACCCGCGGCACGCGCAAGGAGCACATCGTCCGCGCGACGCTGGAGAGCATCGCCTACCAGACCCGCGACGTCGCCGAGGCGATGGAGGCGGACTCCGGCATCGAGATGGGTCAGCTGCGCGTCGACGGCGGCGCGGTCAAGAACAACTTCCTCTGCCAGCTGCAGGCCGACATCATCGACACCGGCATCGTCCGTCCCGAGGTCGACGAGACGACCGCGCTCGGCTCCGCGTACGCCGCGGGGCTGGCGACGGGCTACTGGGAGACGGTCGACGAACTCCGCGACAACTGGCAGATCGACCGGGAGTTCGAGCCGGAGATGGAGAACTCGAAGGCCGACAAGATGTACAGCCGCTGGGACGACGCGATCGAGCGCGCGAGCGACTGGGCGCGCGACGGGGGTGAGTGACCGATGGGTATCCAGGCGATCATCGACAGCGTCACGCTGTCGCTCATCATCGCCGCTTTCGCCGGCGGGGCGTTCGGCGCGGCGCTCGGGGCGCTGCCCGCGTTCTGTTTCACCGGCTTCATGGTGATCGCCGGCGAGGCGAGCAACCTCGTCACCGGCGAACTCGCCCAGACCGGCGCTATCGAGGAGGCGGTCGGCACCGGGATCACCGGTTCCGTGGCGTTCGGCCCGGTGTTCGGCCCGCACATCTCCTTCGCGGGCGGCGCGGCGGCCGCGGCTTACGCAGCGAAGAAAGGGTACATGGACACCGGCTTCGACTACCACGAGGCCAAGAACATCACCTTCGCGCTGGGGACGAAACCCGACGTGCTGATCGTCGGGGGGCTCTTCGGGATCCTCGGCATGGTGATTCGTCAAGTCTCGGCCGGATTCGCCATGCCCTGGGACCCGATCGCGATGGGCGTCGTGCTCTCGGCGCTGTTCCATCGCCTCATCCTGGGCTACAGCATTATCGGGGTGACGAAGAACGGGCTCCTCGACATGACGCCGTTCGAGCGCGAGGAGATGCGGACGGCCGCCGCCGGCGGCGGCGGCGCCGCCGACGGTCCCGAGAGCGCGGCGGACGGCGGCGCGGTGCAGTCGGACCGCCTGCTCGTCGAGCCGTGGCTCCCCCACCAGTACAAGTGGGGTAACGTCGCCATGATCGGGCTCGTGACCGGCATTCTGGGCGCGTACACCGCCCTGCAGACCGGGAGCGCGTTCCTGGCGTTCGGCATCAGCGCCGCGTCGCTCACGTTCCTCAACCTGGGCGTCGAGCAGATCCCCGTCACCCACCACATGACGCTCACGTCGAGTACGATCGCGCTCGCGGTCGTGGAGAGCGGCGACGCCGCACTCGCGGGGCTCTCGGACCCCGCTGCGGTGATCATCGGTGCGCTCATGGGCGTCGTCTGCGCGCTGTTCGGCGAACTGTTCCAGCGGGTGTTCTACGCCCACGGCGACACCCACTGGGACCCGCCCGCGGCGGCAATCGTCTTCGGGACGTTCATCATCGGGATCATGGCCATCGTCGGCCTGCTGCCCACGTCGGTGTGGGTGCCGCTCCCGTAACGCCGTCCGGTTTCGCCGCGACTCTCTTTTGACGAGGTTAAGTGCCTCCCCCCGCGAGAGGTGCGTATGGACGTACCCCCGCTCGCGCTGGACATCGACGGGACGCTGACCAGGCCGGACGGCGGCATCGACCCCCGGACGTTCGACGCGATCCGGGACTGGCCCGCGGACGTGGTCGTCGCCACTGGCAAGTCGTTCCCCTACCCGGTCGCGCTCTGTCAGTTCGTCGGCATCGAGGAGCGGGTGATCGCGGAGAACGGCGGCGTCGTCTGCACCCGCGACGAGGTGTCGGTCGAGGGCGACCGCGAGGCCGCGCGGGCGGTCGCCGAGGAGTTCGTCACGCTCGGCCACGACCTCGGCTGGGGCGACGCCGACCTGATCAACCGCTGGCGGGAGACCGAGATCGCGGTCCGGCGGACCGCTCCGCTGGAACCGCTCGAAGAGCTCGCCGCGGACCACGGGCTCACCGTCGTCGATACGGGCTACGCCTATCACGTGAAGTCGCCGGTCGTGAGCAAGGGGGCCGGACTGGAGGCCATCTGCGACCTCCTCGGCCACGACCCCGAGGACTTCGTCGCGGTCGGCGACAGCGAGAACGACGTCTCGACGTTCGCGACGGTCGGCCGGAGTTTCGCCGTCGCCAACGCCGACGATGCGGCGCGGACCGCGGCAGACGAGATAACCGACGGCGCACACGCTGCGGGGTTCCTCGAAGCGATAGAAGCGGTGCGCGGCGAGTGACCGGACGGAGTCGTCCGGCCGGCCTCAGGGCAAGCTGATACCGCGGCGCGAGAGGTGTTTGCTCGCCTCCTTAATCTCGACGGGACTGCCGATGATCCGGTAGCACTCGCCCTCCTCGTAGATCGTCAGCACGAACCGCTCGCGGAGCTCGGCCTTGATGTCCTCGGCCCGCCCGTCCAGGTCGTCTCGGGGGAGGACGATCTGCGTACTGTCACGCAACCTGGACGGATCGGGCATCCTCTAGTGGTTGCGAGCGTTGGCCGGCGTATTAACGTATCGAAGTTCCCTCTCGAACGGCGGTGCCGAAGCGGTTCCGCGGGGACCGGGGCGGAAGGAAGGGTTTTTCGGCGTCCGTGGCCGATTCACACCTAATGGGGCTCGAAGAGGAGATCGAGGAACTCGAGGAGGAAATCGCCAACACTCCCTACAACAAGTCCACCGAGGCCCACATCGGCCGGCTGAAGTCGAAGCTCGCGGAGAAGAAGGAGAAACTCCAGAACCAGTCCTCCGCCGGCGGCGGCACCGGCTACCACGTCGAGAAGCACGGCGACGCCACCGTCGCCCTCGTCGGGTTCCCGAGCGTCGGCAAGTCGACGCTTCTGAACGCCATGACCAACGCCGACAGCGAGGTCGGCTCCTACGAGTTCACCACCCTCGACGTCAACCCCGGCATGCTGGAGCACAACGGCGCGAACATCCAGATGCTCGACGTCCCCGGCCTGATCGAGGGCGCCGCGAGCGGCCGCGGCGGCGGACAGGAAGTGCTGTCGGTCGTTCGGGCCGCGGACCTCGTCGTCTTCGTCCTCTCCGCCTTCGAGATCGACCAGTACGAGCGCCTGCGCGAGGAGCTGTACAAGAACAAGATCCGCCTCGACCAGGAGCCCCCGCGCGTCTCGATCAACAAGAAGGGGAAGGGCGGCCTGAAGGTCAACGCCAGCGTCGACCTCGACGTCTCCGAGGACGTGATCAAGGAGGTCCTCCGCGAACAGGGCTACATCAACGCCGACGTGGCCATCGGCGAGCGGATGGACGTCGACCGGCTCATCGACGGCGTGATGGACAACCGGATCTACCTGCCCTCCGTCGTCACCGTCAACAAGGCGGACCTCATCGACCCCGACTACCTCCCGACGGTCAACGAGAACCTCCGCGAGCACGACATCGACCCGGACGAGGCCATCTTCATCAGCGCCGAGGAGCAGAAGGGCCTCGACGCGCTGGCCGAGCGCATCTGGGAGGAACTCGGCCTGATGCGCATCTACATGGACAAGCCCGGCCGCGGCGTCGACTACGAGGAGCCGCTCGTGCTCGAACAGGGGAGCACGATCGAGGACGCCTGCCACAAGCTCGGCGGCGAGTTCGAGGAGCGGTTCCGCTTCGCTCGCGTCAGCGGCCCGAGCGCGAAACACGACGAACAGCAGGTCGGACTGGACCACGAACTCGCCGACGAGGACGTGCTCCGCATCACGACCCGGAAATGACCGGCCGTGGCGACGGCCGCCGCCTCGCGTCGCTCTGTCTCCTCGCGTTCCTTCCGTGGACCGCGACGATATACCCCGGCGGCACCGGGCTCGTCTTCCCCTGGGGACTGCTCTCGACGTCGCCGACGTTCGGCCTCGTGCCGATAACCGAGTATTACTTTACGCACACGTACGCGCAGGGCCTCCCGCCGCACCTGCTCGCCTGGGGCGTGGGGACCCTCGTCTACGCGTTCGCCGTCGTGAGCGCCGCTATCGGGACGACGACGGGGCGGGAGGACCGGCGAGTCACGGCGGCGCTCCTGCTGGTCGCGGCCGTGGCGCACCTCCGGTTCACCGTCGGGACGGACCACGGCGGGATCACGTCGGTCCCCGTCGGTCCCGCGGCGCTTCTCCTCGTCGCCTGGTGGTTCCACGCCGGCGACCTCCGCCGGATCACTGCCCCTTGAGTCGGCGTGTCGCGCGCTGGCGAAGCGGAACAGCCCGCTCCTTCCAGTATTCTTTTCGCTCCGGCCGCGAAACGTTCGCCCATGAGCGCACCGCTCGACCACGTGATGATGCGCGTCGAGGACATGGAGGAATCGCTGGAGTGGTACCAGTCCCACTTCGACTACGAGGAGAAGGGCCGCTGGGAGGCCGACACCTTCACCAACGTCTTCCTCGGCCCCGAGGACAAACACGACGAGGGGGCGCTGCTCGAACTCACCTACAACCACGACGGTCGTTCCTACGACATGGGCGACGCGTGGGGCCACATCGCCGTCCGCGTCGAGGACGTGTACGAGGCGTACGACGAACTGATGGACCAGGGCGTCGAGGACTACCGCGACCCCGACTCCTGCGGCGGGCAGTACGCCTTCGTCACGGACCCGGACGGCCACGAGATCGAGATCGTCGAGCGCGACCACGGCGCGCGGTGGAGTCTCGACCACACGATGATCCGCGTCGAGGACGTGGAGCGTTCCATCGGCTGGTTCGCGCGCGTGCTCGACTACGAGATGTTCCGCCGGAGCGAGCACGACACCTTCGCGCTTTACTTCATGAAACCCCGCGACGCCGCCGACGAGCAGATGTCCGTCGAACTCACCTTCAACTACGACGGCAGCACGTACGAACTGGGCGACGCGTGGGGGCACGTCGCCGTCGAGGTCGACGACCTGCAGGGCTTCTGGGACACTGCGATGGAGCGCGGCGCGGAGGACTACCGCGACCCCGAGTCGTGCGACAACATGTACGCCTTCACGGAAGATCCCGACGGGCACGAGG
Encoded here:
- the glpK gene encoding glycerol kinase GlpK, giving the protein MTNDTYVGAVDQGTTGTRFMVFDHSGQVVANAYEKHEQIYPEPGWVEHDPMEIWENTKEVVTRALEEAGLEADQLEALGITNQRETTLLWDAETGKPVHNAIVWQDRRTTDRVEELEDQGKVEEIREKTGLEADAYFSATKAEWLLENADPIKMERSRPEDIEDRAERGEILFGTIDTWLIYNLTGNHVTEVTNASRTMLYNIRDLEWDDDLLREFDVPREMLPEVRPSSDDDYYGHTDPDGFLEAEIPVAGALGDQQAALFGQTCFDEGDAKNTYGTGSFFLMNTGNEAVESDHGLLTTIGFQRSGEPVQYALEGAIFVTGAAIEWLEDVDLIDDAAETASLARSVDSTDGVYMVPAFTGLGAPHWDQRARGTIVGMTRGTRKEHIVRATLESIAYQTRDVAEAMEADSGIEMGQLRVDGGAVKNNFLCQLQADIIDTGIVRPEVDETTALGSAYAAGLATGYWETVDELRDNWQIDREFEPEMENSKADKMYSRWDDAIERASDWARDGGE
- a CDS encoding VNG_1110C family protein, with the protein product MPDPSRLRDSTQIVLPRDDLDGRAEDIKAELRERFVLTIYEEGECYRIIGSPVEIKEASKHLSRRGISLP
- a CDS encoding VOC family protein; its protein translation is MSAPLDHVMMRVEDMEESLEWYQSHFDYEEKGRWEADTFTNVFLGPEDKHDEGALLELTYNHDGRSYDMGDAWGHIAVRVEDVYEAYDELMDQGVEDYRDPDSCGGQYAFVTDPDGHEIEIVERDHGARWSLDHTMIRVEDVERSIGWFARVLDYEMFRRSEHDTFALYFMKPRDAADEQMSVELTFNYDGSTYELGDAWGHVAVEVDDLQGFWDTAMERGAEDYRDPESCDNMYAFTEDPDGHEVEIVTED
- the glpA gene encoding anaerobic glycerol-3-phosphate dehydrogenase subunit GlpA, which encodes MTHTTEVLVIGGGSTGTGIARDLAMRGVEVTLVEKGNLTHGTTGRMHGLLHSGGRYAVADQASAEECIEENYVLRDIASHCVEETGGLFVQRPEDSDEYFREKLEGCRECGIPAEELTAEEAREVEPYLAKDVKRAIWVPDGAIDPFRLCVANAVSAENHGARIETHAEVVDLLGDEDRVTGVTVRHESGPGKREHQKVGSTEDIHAEYVVNATGAWAGQIGDMAGVDIEVRPSKGVMTIMNCRQVDTVVNRCRPKGDADIVVPHETTAILGTTDEEVEDPENYPEEQWEVDLMIDTLKELVPILEEARTIRSFWGVRPLYEPPEVGSDDPTDITRDYFLLDHEDRDDLNGMTSIVGGKFTTYRMMAEEISDHVCNQLGVSAECRTADVPLPGSEDASVLDEGMDRFGLRSPIARRSANRLGSRAEEVLSSVDPNPVVCDCEAVTRAEVQDAIEQSGTDLNAVRIRTRASMGNCQGGFCCHRMAAELHPEYDEPTARQALDELYQERWKGERHALWGEQLSQAMLNYALHATTMNRDADPAATGGVDYAAFDDGTDATAGGEGERGVATDGGDHGD
- a CDS encoding phosphoglycolate phosphatase: MDVPPLALDIDGTLTRPDGGIDPRTFDAIRDWPADVVVATGKSFPYPVALCQFVGIEERVIAENGGVVCTRDEVSVEGDREAARAVAEEFVTLGHDLGWGDADLINRWRETEIAVRRTAPLEPLEELAADHGLTVVDTGYAYHVKSPVVSKGAGLEAICDLLGHDPEDFVAVGDSENDVSTFATVGRSFAVANADDAARTAADEITDGAHAAGFLEAIEAVRGE
- a CDS encoding OBG GTPase family GTP-binding protein, producing the protein MGLEEEIEELEEEIANTPYNKSTEAHIGRLKSKLAEKKEKLQNQSSAGGGTGYHVEKHGDATVALVGFPSVGKSTLLNAMTNADSEVGSYEFTTLDVNPGMLEHNGANIQMLDVPGLIEGAASGRGGGQEVLSVVRAADLVVFVLSAFEIDQYERLREELYKNKIRLDQEPPRVSINKKGKGGLKVNASVDLDVSEDVIKEVLREQGYINADVAIGERMDVDRLIDGVMDNRIYLPSVVTVNKADLIDPDYLPTVNENLREHDIDPDEAIFISAEEQKGLDALAERIWEELGLMRIYMDKPGRGVDYEEPLVLEQGSTIEDACHKLGGEFEERFRFARVSGPSAKHDEQQVGLDHELADEDVLRITTRK
- a CDS encoding TIGR04206 family protein, producing MTGRGDGRRLASLCLLAFLPWTATIYPGGTGLVFPWGLLSTSPTFGLVPITEYYFTHTYAQGLPPHLLAWGVGTLVYAFAVVSAAIGTTTGREDRRVTAALLLVAAVAHLRFTVGTDHGGITSVPVGPAALLLVAWWFHAGDLRRITAP